From a region of the Acidobacteriota bacterium genome:
- a CDS encoding fumarate reductase subunit D, with protein MVNRETEPIFWTLFSAGGVVAALFLPVQLFIFALAVPFGWMHAPAYESLRALVHSPITRIYLFVLCSLPLFHFAHRFRYTLYDGLQIKHLNEVVFAGCYGIAVLGTLAAAYLLWVV; from the coding sequence ATGGTCAATCGAGAAACTGAACCGATCTTCTGGACACTGTTCAGCGCCGGCGGAGTCGTAGCCGCTCTTTTTCTGCCGGTCCAGTTGTTCATCTTCGCCTTGGCGGTGCCGTTCGGATGGATGCATGCTCCGGCGTATGAATCGCTGCGCGCGCTCGTGCATTCTCCCATCACGCGAATTTATCTATTCGTTCTGTGCTCGCTGCCGCTGTTCCACTTCGCTCATCGCTTCCGCTACACGTTGTATGACGGGCTTCAGATCAAGCACCTGAACGAAGTCGTCTTTGCGGGATGCTATGGAATCGCAGTTCTGGGAACACTCGCGGCGGCATATTTGCTCTGGGTGGTGTAA
- a CDS encoding fumarate reductase subunit C, with translation MYQGLPQARRSRRSHSAIQIGRGDRRHQTIPHALGTATGEPMSSSGQASTPAQASGGATSPAYTEFHPRWYRPQVSTYWWLGKWAYVKFILRELSSVAVAWTVAIILLQMFALIRGQQAYLRFEHVMRAPWMIGLNVIAFAFLLLHSITWFNLAPKAMVVRVRGRRLPAPLISGPQYLAWIVISAIVVAIIVSRG, from the coding sequence ATGTACCAAGGTCTGCCCCAAGCACGTCGATCCCGCAGGAGCCATTCAGCAATACAAATTGGCCGCGGCGATCGACGGCATCAAACAATTCCTCATGCCCTGGGGACAGCGACAGGAGAACCAATGAGCAGTTCTGGGCAAGCTTCAACTCCGGCGCAGGCATCCGGCGGGGCAACTTCTCCCGCTTACACGGAATTTCATCCGCGCTGGTACCGCCCGCAAGTCTCAACGTACTGGTGGCTGGGCAAATGGGCTTACGTAAAATTCATTCTCCGCGAATTGAGCAGCGTCGCCGTCGCGTGGACCGTCGCCATCATATTGCTTCAGATGTTTGCGCTTATTCGTGGCCAGCAGGCGTATCTGCGCTTCGAGCATGTGATGCGCGCTCCCTGGATGATCGGGCTCAACGTGATCGCGTTCGCTTTCCTGTTGCTGCACTCGATCACGTGGTTCAATCTGGCTCCAAAAGCGATGGTAGTTCGCGTTCGCGGAAGACGTCTGCCGGCGCCGCTGATCTCGGGGCCGCAATACCTGGCCTGGATCGTCATCTCAGCGATTGTGGTCGCCATCATCGTTTCGCGTGGATAG
- a CDS encoding succinate dehydrogenase/fumarate reductase iron-sulfur subunit → MAQTIQLRVSRYSPERDAEPYFQTYEVPVKAEWVILDALNYIKDKIDGTLTFRWSCRMGICGSCGYMVNNEPKLGCATFLTQYTPGPLTIEPLRNFPVVRDLVIEISDFLEKLKKVKPWLIHEDGNGTGEYLQTPDQLEEFRQYSMCINCLLCYAACPISGLDPIFTGPAALALAHRYNKDSRDQGSAERMAVLSHPEGIWGCTFVGECTKVCPKHVDPAGAIQQYKLAAAIDGIKQFLMPWGQRQENQ, encoded by the coding sequence TACTCGCCCGAACGCGATGCAGAACCCTACTTTCAAACCTACGAAGTGCCGGTGAAAGCAGAGTGGGTGATCCTTGATGCGCTCAACTACATCAAGGACAAGATCGACGGTACGCTGACATTTCGCTGGTCTTGCCGCATGGGCATCTGTGGAAGCTGCGGCTACATGGTCAACAACGAGCCCAAATTGGGATGCGCAACCTTCCTCACGCAGTACACGCCTGGTCCGCTGACCATCGAGCCACTCAGGAATTTTCCCGTGGTTCGGGACTTGGTCATCGAGATCTCAGACTTCCTGGAAAAACTCAAGAAAGTGAAGCCGTGGCTTATCCATGAGGATGGAAATGGCACCGGCGAGTACCTGCAGACTCCCGATCAACTCGAGGAATTCCGCCAGTACAGCATGTGCATCAATTGCCTGCTGTGCTATGCCGCATGTCCTATTTCGGGACTTGATCCGATCTTCACGGGTCCCGCAGCGCTAGCCTTGGCCCATCGCTACAACAAAGATTCGCGCGATCAAGGCTCGGCCGAGCGAATGGCGGTGCTCTCGCATCCGGAGGGAATCTGGGGCTGCACATTTGTCGGCGAATGTACCAAGGTCTGCCCCAAGCACGTCGATCCCGCAGGAGCCATTCAGCAATACAAATTGGCCGCGGCGATCGACGGCATCAAACAATTCCTCATGCCCTGGGGACAGCGACAGGAGAACCAATGA